ctccttgctaaactaggaatttatcctaaacaaggaatccttccCAATATATGATTCTATCCTCAattcgtcttgaggatcactagttcccagggAAAGGAATCCTCCCCCCCTCAATAACTTGAACTCCTTTGAAAGTTATATTTGTAGGTTAGGGAACTCGTgagttcctttcaccctgctAAACCATCTCTCTTTACCGGGAACTTGACCTTGACATCTTCTTAGGAAAGTCTCATTCTCTTCCTGGCGTGTATTTTTCGCTCTTCGCTCCACAATGCAATCTTCTTCGAGTGATTCTTCTCCatcaaaccacaagtcttccacatgtggcaagatcatcttgtcatctccatcatcatctagtaatggtggttcaaacatacTTAACCTTCTTaggtcttcttcttgttgtttggttAGAACTTCCAAACAAACTCGGCTTCTCTTCAGGAGAACgtatcacaaggagaatgaatttTGTACAAGCATTCACCAACCGTTTAGCCTTAGTGGCTGTAATCAAGCTTGCTCCCTCAAGTGGAGAGTCAGTAGATCGTATTACAAAAGTTctcccatctttggtaaaggtatacttctGCTCCCTCCTATGTAAAACCGCATCTCGATCCCATAAGTAAGGACTACCAATTACAACTTGACAAACATCCAATGGAACCACCTCGCATGTAACCTcgtcaatgtatgactcatcaaaaacaaacttgaacGTGCACTGATCTGCAACCTGTagaccaccttccttttgaagccaccctAAAGGATTGGGTTTCGGATGTTTGAAAGTTTTCAAACCCAACTTTTCTACCAAAGAAtatgaaagtaaattcttctaacttcccgggtcaataacaacatctatAAGTGTTATTTTAACCTGCATCTTAACTGTGAAGAGTCGTTCCCTAAGGTCATCTTTTAAAGGTCCTTCTTTTGCTCCTGCCATAATAGAGAGCTTTGAGTTGGGTTCCGTTAGTCCTTGGAGCATGTGTGACTAGTGTTGCCATCATGGCTTCTTTCTTATGCAACattttttggttttagattaggatACTTAATCCAAAACATGTCGAAAATATGTCCTGTTTTTTTTTGCAATGAGTGCAAATCAAACCTTCTTTATCTTTAGACTTCCTATCCTCTTTGCtcctttcatctcctttagcCACGGAACCTCCAGACTTCCCCTTAGTGTTACCCTCGACATCATATTTTCTACGCATTCCTTCGATGGCATTAGCTTTTATGcttgcttcggagatagtatccaccgaaaacatcttAAACTCTTTCCAtctatactcatggaacccggaaatatacttcatatagatagcatgatcttccaagtctaaatccaaaaccatagcttgattctgaaattctgaAGTATATTCTCACGGTTTGGTTGTATGACTGCTTCAAgctgtaccacttgaaccatctctcctcaaggtagccgatcggataaaactgtttccttacaacttccttgaatattttccacgacaatgctcccttacctaggtttttcctttcataagctttccaccatgttagagcatgcttttgtagcttcaatgtcgcgaaatcaatctttttctttgaacaatattcaaagaaagaaaaatacgtctctagacgctttatccaatcatccaatttctCTACATCGATACttccatcataaagtggaatatcaatatGAAAGTCAATTTTTAGATTCTTACCATGATTCATAAACTTACCACGAGGTTTTGTTGCTTGTGTGCCTTTAGGAATCTCATATTATTCTTCCTCTtcgctttcttcttcttcttcctcatcctcTTCTTTCGAACCCCAAGATGGAGATTTCGTCTTTTTTGAAGGTTTCAGATTTAGTGTATTGGAACGAATACAAGCAACCAACTCATCCAGGGTAGTTTGAATCGTCTTCATATCCTTTTCCAACATAACCACCTTCTCGTCGGTAGTTTTTGGTTCATCAGTCTTAGACTCATCGTCAGATTTTGTCATCCTTGGCTTTCTTGTTCTTTTAACGTATTCTTGCTTTTCGAGCAACTCACCAAGAtgtttgtagagagatctagtgaagaccataaaccGCAGGAATCTTCTCTAAAACAAACGAacattgctctgataccaacttgatacgtactGATCTCTGTACGTCGGtatctattactataaaggcgagattcagaataataatagacgagaaacttagaaaacaacaCACAAGTaataattcgaagaaatatatcttctctagattatgaacaagaaaacgttttacaattatctctttgttacgctcacaattgATAGAACCAGTAGTTAACcgtaaactgtttgctaagcttgcttttacaacaATAAATTGTATCACAAACTTCTCTAGGTTTCTGTGTAAACCTTTCTTCTGTAGGTGTGTCTGTATCAAGAACACACTCACTAGATGTGTTTAGTTATGAGTtaaacatccctatttataggcttggtttgGTTCCCCAAACCTCTTATAaatctatttccttttgtaggactaattccttttctaggtatatttcctaaactaagaatacttctcaaaacaatactccttcctaaactaggaatttatcctaaacaaggaatccttccCAATATAGGATTCTATCCTCAattcgtcttgaggatcactagttcccagggaaaggaagatacacatgtatcacacAGTGAAGgataatatgagttgttgttTCTGCTGTACTGCAACCCATGGTATAACTTTCTTCTATATCTCTGATCGACTTGTGAAGTCTATCTCTAGTAGCTAGAGAACTAgagaggtgttagagcattgctcggttgaacccaccaagcgttggtatgtcaagtttggttgtcatattttagtgaatcaaaactcatgttaagagtcgcttgattatgtactagagtcaacttcgtatagggtaacttgaaagtattaggatatgagacattacaagtattgtgaagtcttgaagatgtgaagaatcaaggagctacaacgacaacaatcacccttccactcgaggttagtgatatttgacttgaattgtttcgtgcatattgaaaaaataattgtgaagcatatttgaactctagatagacatagtattaaagaatacaatacgaggtttattgcttaaccattaaactttgtagataagacatcgtcataatcatttgaatgctattgtgattatgtatgggtatgaggtgaggatttcatcctagggaacaatgtttacatgtgttctaaggaagtaagttcataaacttgtttgtggaccgaaaaggaaatttccaggtgttattggttttgttattcatttcatatcttatgaacaaccaatatgtgtgatagagtataacccctcacaacttgttgtgttcttggtagaactattcacaaaggcctgacttatgtattggcataacttttattagtaaaaccgatcttaagtaatcacctgtggtatgatcgaattttgtatgtctgaccaattaaaaggaaaggggaaccgatccttgtaaggggtgcagtacatcaaaggaaccgatccttgtatggggtgcagcaaggtttatagcggaaaggggaactgatcctatggacatgtgcaacacgtttttaggcaaagaggaaccgatcctatggacctgtgcaacacatataagttagataccatatatatgtggggaaccgatcctagtacctagtcaaccgaatttttggaaagctaatgtgactatgcacagtactcacatggaggtagaaccgaaacttgttttggtagaaccgtaaacccatgattgtgattgaatgttagtttgatcaatcacatagttcttgaaagtcagatgaaccaattctaaacttgtttggaagtgtggaaaatcggtttcaaggttgtaagtgtgaaagagaacttacaaagttaagatgtcgacaaactttgaacacgtgctgtgaatgtttatttctttaattgttcaaagatattccttaatgactaagggaagagaatccaatgatcgaaacataagtaagttaagaatcttttaattaaggttattaatttcattttatagggaaattacagaattagtaatgtgcatttactaattagattttccgagagatttcgatcgttatttttggacagagcatttccatgaattatgaaaaccgaatctgtgcttttatgaatatcttgagaatattttcggttttggaaattccttggtgtccaaacttccttgtctataaatactcgaagtttacctttctagcaaactaatccttcgtaacaacagatttactcttttgttgttgttgctggtgtagccgcctattcgtagaggagagtaacctaattaggcgaaatctcttacgaccgttcagtttaaagtcttctttgggattgagaatctctagcgtgtaccgttggtgggaatctagataattgcggtttatcttttattttcgattgatttgattgactaacggtggttgaaatctgattgcacctagtttgtttattcttgagaatcttctcttctgatataagattcactcaaactagttcagagtttcgacagggatctttaggctgttgttagttctaaagacgatcttgtgataatacattgttaacaaactctgttatgtgtgtgattgatcacaagagattcaagtgattgtgtgcaggtttttattgaagatttaagaagatttgaagacaaagaagatattgaagatatgacttgggttttataatctttggtgtgcacaatacttgtttcggtaaaagaggatccaattgataatcggtttatccttgtggtgattggattgattgattgagtagatcggcatcaaaacgattcttcggattaaaggtgttgttggcttaatcttaatcgattacctttgggtgattgaatataagatagatctaaggacctgacgaaggagtttatgttgagataaacggaagagcctttgtccgactcatatcacttggttgaatagagttgataccaaacagatttgttgttcctttactgttttaaatacgaaccaaaggaacagttccaagtacgtgacttatttataagttggaggcgtgggaatacaaaatgaactaggtgaactatagggttagttacttggtctcaactatacgaagttagtgtaattttgtgtagcgacttaatcctTAGAgttttcaattctggactaggtcccggggtttttctgcatttgcgatttcctcattaacaaaatcttgttgtgtcatttacttttatattccgcattataattattttattataattaaagtaaattacacaaacgttaattcatatttacttgataagcaatcctattgtatttggttaagtctgaacctttgtatcaagtaaacatacttcgttgttgtattgtctcgatctcgtatccatagacgatcacacgaagtgtgaaccgattatttgtattgtcccgagtcagtccatagacaatcactttcggagaaattacttataggtaggaaaagttttaacttgaggtatatttgggtaccctctccttttcaagagGAACTTCCATAAAAATTGTTGTACTCTGGGCAAAGCTGGTAGTTTCCAAAGCTTGATCCATATACTTATCATTTCAGGGTCTGTAGGAGAATAGTTATATTTATCTTCGTATAGTTTCTTGTAGGCCGACTTGACATAAAAACATCCATTCTTTTTCAATTTCCAAACAAGTTTGTCTTTGAAGTTAGGATGTATGGAGATTTTACTGATGAGATTAACTACCTCCGGAGAGAAGAGTTGGTGATGAAGATTCATGTCCCACCCCATGGCAGAAGAGTTGAAAATATCGTTTACATGAGCGAACTGATGTGATATGTTTGGGTTAACAATAGAAGTAGGAGTTTGATGTAGCTCAGGTATCCATCTATCATACCAAGTTCGTATTCTTTCTACATTTCCCAACTGCCAACAACTATTTTCCTCGACAATTTTTAATTCAGAACTGATGCTTTTCCAACTCCATGAAGAGTCCTGTTTTTCTTCAACGTTGAAAAAATCTCCATTGCTGAAATATTTAGCTCCACGTGCTTTGAACCAAGCATCATCCTCCCTTATACGCAGCCTCCAAGCTGATTTTACGAGTATAGCTCTATTAAACAGTTGCATATCCCTGAATCCCAGACCTCCGTCATGCTTATGTCCACATAGGTTGTTATTTGAGATAAGATGCAAACCTTTgttattcttctttcttttccagAAACTTGCTTGAGCCGAGTTTATACTGGAGATAGTAGTTTCTGGCAATTTAAAGGACGTCATATGATAAACTAGGATTGAGTTAAGGACGTTCTTCACTATCACAGTCCTACCTGCTTCTGATAAGTTTATTTCCTTCCAAACATCTAAATTTACTTTCATCTTATCCACTATATTAGAGAAAGGGACTCTCTTATTTCTGCCGATGAAGAAagccaaacctaaatatttctcgtTGAGATTCATCTGTCTGACATTTAGAATTCCAGCCAGTTTATTACAAACATCGGGGTTCATCTTCTTGCTGAAGTAGATGGAAGACTTACTGAAGTTGATCATCTTTCTGAAGCATGCGCTGAATTCTGCAATCACCTATAGAACCTTCAAAACTTGAGTTTCATTAGCTTTGCAAAACAATAAGCAATCGTCCGCGAATAGGAGATGATTAATATTATGAGCATTTTTTTGCAATTTTACACATGTTAGCTGATTAGATTCTTCAAAGAAAAACAACTTCCTAGAAAAAGACTCCATTTCCAGAATAAATAGGTAAGGCGATAAAGGATCGCCCTGCCTAATCCCTCTGCTTGGATTGAAAGGATGACAGGGATATCCATTTAAATTACCTCTATTTGAGTAGTGCCGATACATTGGTGAATAAGCTCGCACCATTTATTGCAAAACCCAAATTTCTTCATGATATCCAGCAGAAAGGACCATTCCAATCTATCGAAGGCATTGGACATATCCACTTTTAATGCAAGAATACCTTCTTTGGCTTCAGTTCTCTTCATTGTGTGAACAATTTCTTGTACCATAATAATGTTCTCATATATTAGTCTACCAGGAACGTACGCAGCTTGCATAGGAGAAATTAGTTTTTGGATCAGGGGCTtcaatcttctttgtaatatcttGGAAATCAGCTTATAAGAAGTATTACAAAGCGCCATAGGTCTGAAATCTCCAGGATTATGGGAGGATTTAGACTTTGGAATGAGACTAAATCTTGTCATGTTAAGTTTTTTTAGAAGATAAACTGAGTGAAAAAACTCTGAACCATTTTACACACATCTTCTTTGATTGTTTTCCATTGGGTTTGGTAGAATCCGGGTGGGAAGCCATCAAGCACTTCATATATTGTGCACTATTTAAAGTTGACAACCTATTTTATATGAACATCGTTATTTTTAGTATCTCCAATACCAGAGATCGATACAACTGTATAACAagtatgatttttcatttaaccAATAGTACTAATATTGAGAATGTAATGAAGTACTTAATTTAACCAATAATACTAATATTTAAAATGTAATGAATTACATGATGATTTCAAAAGTTGGTAtaatttttcaaaaatattttctttaaaaggATTTCTTAATCTCCAACACTCTAAAGTCTAAACAATGCGTAATTGGTGAATAATTTGGTTCCAACTGTTAATCTACTAAATAATAATAGGTGTTTTCGTTATACACTATATAGTTATTAATTGGGACCCCTTCTTGGATGGGTGAATACTTTGGTTTCAACGGTTAAACTATTAAATGATAATTGGTGTTTTCATCATACACTGCGATTGTTAACTGAGACCCTTTCTTGGACGGGTACGGAGTGAAGCCCTGCCTCATTAATTGGGGATTAATTCTCATCGTACCAGATGCGTACACGAATactaagaaaaaaaatctaattatGCTATAGTATATATAGTTTATACTATTTTATTCTAGAGATtacttaaatttatttattttatttatagaATTGATTACTATTTTGTTAGATGCTtgaaattagttttcaaaactatgtgAGATGTTTAGATTATAATAGAATTATATATTTGATTATTAGAAATTTTAACTATTGATTGTGAATCTGTTGGATAGTAATTCTATAATAGGTTATAAGAACTCTTATTGGGACGAGTGCGGGAATAAGCCCCGCCTCAGTGTAAGAAATTCCAGCagtcccggtgcgtagcacgagtTTCAAACTAGTATCTTAGTATAGCTTGTGCCCAAGTCTCAGTGCCCGTAAGTTTTTTACAGTATTATGCACTCTCTTTACGTACACGTCATTTTATAATACCCAGGACAGCCCTGAAGGGAGGTCAACAAAGGTTGACTTTGGGGCAGCACAGAACGAGGGCAGCAAAAACGAGAATTTGTCTAGGGGTGGTtttgtgttaaaaaaaaaaagaaggattaagTCGTTACTACAAAAAATAAAAGGATATGTAGGAAGATATTCAGGACCATATTGTAAATAAGGACTTAATTTAAAGGCTTACTGCTAAATATAGCAAATCTCATATATTACAGAGAATGATAGACCAATTTTTTTCTCTCAGTTTCTCTACAAAACTTTCATCTTATTGTTCCTTAGTTCCTTACCTACATCACTTCCACCATCTCCATGGTAAGTGAATTTAAACCTCCAGTTCAATCACAAGATTGATTatcattcatattttatgattgaTTTTGAATCCACTCTTTGATTTTCAGTTAATTGTATTTTTAGGGAAAAAAAATTTAAACCCCCAATTAAATGTCTTTGATTAGGAATCAACAAATAGTTGAAAATACAACTGATAAGGGTATGAATGAGGGGAATGggaatgatgatgttgttgataatGACATACATGAGAGAAATGTGAGTGATGGGGCTGCTGGTAATGGTATTGATGACGAGAATGTGAATGTTGGTGTTGCTAATAATGGTGTTAATGAGGGGATTCAGGGGAATGTtaatgttggtgttgttgatAATGGTGTTAATGACAATGAGAATTACGGAAGTGTTGCCAATGATATGAATGATCTTAATGGGAATGATGGTGTCTGTTACCTGAACATTGAGAATGAAGGTGATGAGTTAAGAGATAGAGACATGTTTGATCCATACAATTGGAACACAATTGATAAAAACTTGTTGAGTTTTTAATAGAGAAGGGTACGAAAAGAGTTGATAATATCATATTCCCTAGAGATGCCAAGAATGATTGTTTCTCCAGCTATCATTACTTTCGAAAAATGAGCAATTTTGAGAAACAAGATAGGAGATGGTTGGTGTATTTTGAATCTTTGGACAAGGTATTATGCTTTTGTTGTAAATTGTTCATGAAAAGGGAAACTAATTTTTAGTTGTGCAGTACCGGGTTTAATGATTGGAATAACATAAGTGGAAGACTTGGAGATCATGAAAACATTGGAGAGCACCTTGGTTGTATGTCTGATTGGCTTGAGGTAGAATTAAGATTGAGAAAGGTAAAAACAGTtgacaaaaaaatacaaaaacaaatcaacaatgataaaaaaaaacattatagCGATGTTTTGGAGAGGATGATGGACGACGTGCTATTTCTATCGAAGAATGGTTTAGCATTTTGTGGAGATAGTGAGAAAGTATAAACAAAAAACAATGGTAACTTCTTAAGCATCATAAAGACACTTGAAAAATATGATCTCGTGTCAAAATATCACCTATCATTATCTTTGCCACAAGATTCCAAATGAACGGATTTCAATTCTTGCTGATGCGACAAGAGAGCTTATTGTCAAGAAAATACATAAAGCCAAATACTTTTCAAGTATTCTTGATTGTACTCCAGATGTTTCTCGCAAGGAACAAATGTCAATTATAATCAGATGTGTAGATGTttcaacaacaagaattgaagaatatttTCTTTGGTTTTTGCAAGTTAAAGATAAAAAGGAGAAGGTTTGTTCTTTGAGCTTCAAGATGCATTGATAAAGTTTGTATTAAATATTGATGATATAATAGGACAAGGATATGAtgatggagaaaatatgaaaggaAAACATCGAGGTGTGCAAGCAAGATTAATCGAGATTAATCCAAGAGCACTTGGAAGAAGAGATATTTGTCTAAAGGTCAAAGACTGATATTGATTAATAGTGTGCTGGCAGGTTTGCCAATTTATTACTTATCCATGTTTCAGATGCCTGTCTCTGTTTTGAAGGAAATTGAAAAAATTGTTCGATCTTTTCTTTGGGTCTCCACTAATGATGTTAAAAAGAAGAGCTGAGTATCCTGGATAAAGGCTGCTTTGTCAAATAAGAGAGGTGGAATTGGGATCAAAAAGCTAAGACTTGTCAACAAATCTCTTCATTGCAAGTGGATTTGAAGGTATGGTACCGAAAGAAAAGCTCTTTGGAGGAAATTAATCAATCAGAAGTTTGAAGGTAATCCTAATGCTTTTCTTCCAAACTCTTCTCCAAAGCCTATTGGGCATAGCTTGTGGTCTGGGATCTTAAAGGCAAAAGACCATATTttacaaaattcaaaatttcaaattcaGAGTGGTAATAAGGTTTTGTTTTGGAAAGACAAGTGGATTGGGGATAACCCTTTTCAAGTCTCTTTTAAAAGCCTTTTCAAACTCTCAAGTAAGAAGGATGCGACTATTAAAGATGTTATTTCTCCTGAGTCTACCTGGGATTTCGGCTTTTCAAGAAATTTAAAAGAACATGAACTTGGCGATGTTGTCAGATTGATTAATTTACTTGGAGATCCTTCTAACATTATGGGTGATTCAAATTTAGATGACGAGAGAATTTGGGATGCTGCAGGAGGTGAGTTCTCTATTGTTAATTGTTATACTTCTTTGGATGTTGATGGACTTCTTATATTCCCTCATAAGCAATTGTGGAACAGTAAAGTCCCTTTAAAGGTGTTATTTTTGGTTTGTACTTTGTGTTTCAACGGTGCACCCACTCTTGATTTCTTATAAAAAGCCGGTCAAACGAATCATAGCAATTGTTTATTCTGTAATGTGGAGCAAGAGACAAGTGTGCATTTATTTTTACATTGCAAGGAGACGGCTAGGTTGTGGAATTATTTTTTCACCAGTTTCGGGATTGATTGGGCTTTTGCTGATTCTGTAAGGGCTACTCTTTGGGAATGGCCTCACAAGAAGAGCAACATCATGATGAAAAAGCTTTGGGGAATGTTACCTTTTGCTATTTGGTGGACAATCTGGAGGGAGAGAAATGAAAGGTTATATCGGGGTAGAAGAAGGAATTGGGATCAATTAATCATCTATGTAAAATGTACTTTGTTTAATTTGGCTTCCTCTACTAAACTTTTTGATAGTTTTTCTTTAAGTACTCTCATTTGTAATTGGGAAGCTGTTGTCGGCAATAACAACAGTTAAGCCTCTTTGATGTTTTATTGCCTCTCAGTTTGTCACTGTTTTGGTGACATCTAAGTCTTTAATtcaattttcccttttcttttcaaaaataaataatccaAGAGCACTTTACACACTATGTGCTTGTCATAGTTTAAATCTCATACTCTGTGATATGGCTAAGTCTTGTCCTAAAGGTTTGTCTTTTTTTGGGATCCATACAGCGTATTTATAAACTATTTTCAGCTTCTACTAATAGGTGGGATATATTCAAAGAAGAGATTGGAAATAAAGTCTTGTCCTAAAGGTTTGTCTTTTTTTTCAGCTACTACTAATAGGCATATTtatgaaccctgaaccctgacaCTCAAACCGATGACTAGGTGGGAAACCCGTGTAGCAAGTATCAAAGTAATAAGATACCAAGCTCAAAAAATACGAATTACTTTGAAGAAAGTTCGAGATTCATTCTCTATTTCTCAAGAAGTCAGCACTGCCGACAGCCTGGTAAGTTTTGACATgcataattttgaattttatattagCTGGAAAATTTGGTATGAACTTCTATTTGTTGTTAACACCGTGAGTAAATCGTTGCAATCTGAAAATATGGACATTGGTGTTGCTATAGAACAAACAAAAGgtcttattgattttttttgaagattatggAAAGACAGGTTTCAAAAGGAAATGAATGAAGCCAAGGATATTGCAAGTGAAATGAACATTGAACCTACATTTTGTGAAGTTCGTACCACTCGCACTACCGAACCAATATCAAGTGAGGATTTTTTAAAAGAACTTACTATATAGTAGACAATGTTATTTCTTCATTGAACACCAGATTTGAACAATTTCAAATGTAtgaaaaaatatttggttttttgtTTGACTTGAACAAGTTAAAATATATGAGTGAGAACGAATTAATGAAGTCATGTATCGCACTTGAAGGTTATTTGAAGCATGGTACATCTAGTGATATAAATGGCAGGGAGTTATATATGGAATTACTAGtcatgagaatttcattacctAATGCATATAGCAAACCTATTTTTACTAAGAATGGGTTGCTACCAAAATGCATGGATTTCTTATAGGATATTTCTCACAATTCCAGCAACAGTTACATCAGCAGAAAGAAGTTTTTCGAAACTatagttgattttgttgtatcttcGATCAACAATGTCACAGGAGAGACTCGTAGGATTCTATATGTTAGCAATTGAAATAGATATGGTTATGCAATTTGATTTTAAGGATATACTTAATGATTTTGTATCTAGAAATGTAAGAAGAGTCAACAACTTTCAATAGATGGTGATCTGTATTATAATCTGAATCGAAATGAAATTTGAATATTATTGTTTTTTATATGCTTGTGTAAACATTTGGAAACTAATatgtgtatgtacagacttacgTATATCAGACAATGATGGTACATGCCACCTTATGCTCCTAATTACCTGTCTTTGTATGAAAAGGGGCAACATTTTTCAGGTCTTCTTTGGGGCAGCAAACGTCAGGTCCGGCCACCTAACATGAACTTTCACCACTGAATTGTAACTTTTGTACATCTTGATCCCGACTGATCGTTAGCATTAAGTTGATATCAAACATGTGGACTAATTTCCAGGCAACAAGGCATCATCCAACATTTGCTAGAAATAAGAAAAACTCTTATGGGTAGAATCCAAGCTTGGAAGAAGTGTGGAATGTCAAATATGATAGCTTCTAAGTT
The nucleotide sequence above comes from Papaver somniferum cultivar HN1 chromosome 8, ASM357369v1, whole genome shotgun sequence. Encoded proteins:
- the LOC113306123 gene encoding uncharacterized protein LOC113306123, which translates into the protein MALCNTSYKLISKILQRRLKPLIQKLISPMQAAYVPGRLIYENIIMVQEIVHTMKRTEAKEGILALKVDMSNAFDRLEWSFLLDIMKKFGFCNKWCELIHQCIGTTQIEVIAEFSACFRKMINFSKSSIYFSKKMNPDVCNKLAGILNVRQMNLNEKYLGLAFFIGRNKRVPFSNIVDKMKVNLDVWKEINLSEAGRTVIVKNVLNSILVYHMTSFKLPETTISSINSAQASFWKRKKNNKGLHLISNNNLCGHKHDGGLGFRDMQLFNRAILVKSAWRLRIREDDAWFKARGAKYFSNGDFFNVEEKQDSSWSWKSISSELKIVEENSCWQLGNVERIRTWYDRWIPELHQTPTSIVNPNISHQFAHVNDIFNSSAMGWDMNLHHQLFSPEVVNLISKISIHPNFKDKLVWKLKKNGCFYVKSAYKKLYEDKYNYSPTDPEMISIWIKLWKLPALPRRRFLRFMVFTRSLYKHLGELLEKQEYVKRTRKPRMTKSDDESKTDEPKTTDEKVVMLEKDMKTIQTTLDELVACIRSNTLNLKPSKKTKSPSWGSKEEDEEEEEESEEEE